Proteins encoded in a region of the Haloarcula sp. CBA1129 genome:
- a CDS encoding DEAD/DEAH box helicase family protein: MLELTYESGTIRVSGDPPSDLPGIEYDRRSQTGRAPAYRYADLRAALAERGLAYEDHVSSLPSLSLSTTYDLREYQQSALDAWREADDRGCLELPTGSGKTVIGIAAMVALGTPTLVVVPTIDLLEQWQRELQREFDQPVGRMGGGEQRVKDITVSTYDSAYLRADELGDRFGLVVFDEVHHLGGEGYQDIARLLAAPARLGLTATFERPDGAHEAIEGLVGPLVQRVSVDDLAGEHLADYDIKRIEVSLTPDERDRYEEHQGTFTDYLKQSNIQLRSGSDYQELVKRSGNDPAAREALLAKQRAREVMMNAQRKVDRLATILDRHREDRIIVFTAHTDLVYRLSEQFLIPAITHETGASERREILERFRDGTYSRVVTANVLDEGVDVPDANVAVVLSGSGSEREFTQRLGRILRPKADGGRALLYELVTEETAEERVARRRR; this comes from the coding sequence GTGCTGGAGTTGACGTACGAATCGGGGACGATCCGCGTGTCGGGAGACCCGCCGTCGGATCTGCCCGGCATCGAGTACGACCGGCGCTCCCAGACCGGACGAGCGCCGGCCTATCGGTACGCCGACCTCCGGGCCGCCCTTGCGGAGCGCGGGCTGGCGTACGAAGACCACGTCAGTTCGCTCCCGTCACTGTCACTCTCGACGACGTACGACCTCCGGGAGTACCAGCAGTCGGCCCTCGATGCGTGGCGCGAGGCCGATGACAGGGGCTGTCTGGAGTTGCCGACGGGGAGCGGCAAGACCGTCATCGGCATCGCGGCGATGGTCGCGCTGGGGACGCCGACGCTGGTCGTGGTCCCGACCATCGATCTGCTGGAGCAGTGGCAGCGCGAGCTACAGCGGGAGTTCGACCAGCCGGTCGGCCGCATGGGCGGGGGCGAACAGCGCGTCAAGGACATCACGGTGTCGACGTACGACTCGGCGTATCTGCGGGCCGACGAACTCGGCGACCGATTCGGACTTGTGGTCTTTGACGAAGTCCATCACCTCGGTGGCGAAGGGTATCAGGACATTGCTCGGCTACTCGCTGCCCCGGCACGGCTCGGGCTGACGGCGACGTTCGAGCGGCCGGACGGAGCCCACGAGGCCATCGAAGGCCTCGTCGGGCCACTCGTCCAGCGAGTCAGCGTCGACGACTTGGCCGGCGAGCACCTCGCGGACTACGACATCAAGCGCATCGAGGTATCACTTACGCCGGACGAGCGGGACCGCTACGAGGAGCACCAAGGGACCTTCACCGACTACCTCAAGCAGTCGAACATCCAGCTCCGCTCGGGCAGCGACTATCAAGAACTCGTGAAACGCTCGGGCAACGACCCGGCGGCTCGCGAGGCGCTGCTGGCGAAACAGCGGGCTCGCGAGGTGATGATGAACGCCCAGCGGAAGGTCGACCGGCTGGCGACGATTCTGGACCGCCACCGCGAGGACCGGATTATCGTCTTCACCGCACACACCGACCTCGTGTACCGTCTCTCCGAGCAATTCCTCATCCCGGCGATAACACATGAAACCGGAGCGAGCGAGCGCCGGGAGATTCTAGAGCGGTTCCGCGACGGGACCTACTCCCGGGTCGTGACGGCAAACGTCCTCGATGAAGGAGTAGACGTGCCCGACGCGAACGTCGCCGTCGTCCTCTCGGGCAGCGGCTCAGAGCGGGAGTTCACGCAGCGACTTGGCCGAATTCTCCGGCCGAAAGCCGACGGTGGGCGAGCACTGCTGTACGAACTCGTGACCGAGGAGACTGCCGAAGAGCGGGTCGCTAGGCGTCGCAGATAG
- a CDS encoding mandelate racemase/muconate lactonizing enzyme family protein encodes MGKANDVDYADLHDPNAEYTMRELSAETMGVTAKRGGGRDVEITDVQTTMVDGNFPWTLVRIYTDAGIVGTGEAYWGAGVPELIERMKPFVVGENPLDIDRLYEHLIQKMSGEGSVEGVTVTAIAGIEVALHDLAGKILEVPAYQLLGGKYRDEMRVYCDCHTEEEADPEACADEARRVVDELGYDALKFDLDVPSGLEKDRANRHLRPGEIRHKAEIVEKVTEEVKDEADVAFDCHWTFSGSSGKRLADAIEEYDVWWLEDPVPPENLEVQEEVTKSTTTPITVGENRYRVTEERRLIENQAVDMIAPDMPKVGGMRETRKVADVANQYYIPVAMHNVSSPIATMASAHVGASVPNSLAVEYHSYELGWWDDLVEETVIEDGYIEIPEEPGLGLTLDLDAVEEHVVEGDTVFDEA; translated from the coding sequence ATGGGAAAGGCAAACGACGTAGACTACGCTGACCTGCACGACCCGAACGCAGAGTACACGATGCGGGAGCTCTCCGCGGAGACGATGGGCGTTACCGCCAAACGCGGCGGCGGCCGCGACGTGGAGATTACCGACGTGCAGACGACGATGGTCGACGGGAACTTCCCGTGGACGCTCGTCCGAATATACACTGACGCAGGCATCGTCGGCACGGGCGAGGCCTACTGGGGCGCTGGCGTCCCGGAACTCATCGAACGGATGAAGCCGTTCGTCGTCGGCGAGAACCCGCTGGACATCGACCGCCTCTACGAGCACCTCATCCAGAAGATGAGCGGCGAGGGCAGTGTCGAGGGCGTCACCGTCACCGCTATCGCTGGCATCGAGGTCGCGCTGCACGATCTCGCGGGCAAAATCCTCGAAGTCCCGGCCTACCAGCTGCTCGGTGGCAAGTACCGCGACGAGATGCGCGTGTACTGTGACTGCCACACCGAGGAGGAGGCCGACCCCGAGGCCTGTGCCGATGAGGCCCGCCGCGTCGTCGACGAGCTGGGTTACGACGCGCTGAAGTTCGACCTCGACGTGCCGAGCGGGCTGGAGAAGGACCGCGCGAACCGCCACCTCCGCCCGGGCGAAATCCGCCACAAGGCCGAGATCGTCGAGAAAGTCACCGAGGAGGTCAAAGACGAGGCCGACGTGGCCTTCGACTGTCACTGGACGTTCTCGGGGAGCTCTGGCAAGCGCCTCGCTGATGCCATCGAGGAGTACGACGTCTGGTGGCTCGAAGACCCCGTCCCACCGGAGAACCTCGAAGTGCAGGAGGAAGTCACCAAGTCCACAACCACGCCGATCACTGTCGGCGAGAACCGCTACCGTGTCACCGAGGAGCGACGGCTCATCGAGAATCAGGCCGTCGACATGATCGCGCCGGATATGCCGAAAGTCGGCGGGATGCGCGAGACGCGCAAGGTCGCCGATGTGGCGAACCAGTACTACATCCCGGTCGCGATGCACAACGTCTCCTCGCCGATTGCGACGATGGCGAGCGCACACGTCGGGGCCTCGGTCCCGAACTCACTGGCCGTGGAGTACCACTCCTACGAGCTCGGCTGGTGGGATGACCTCGTCGAGGAGACTGTCATCGAGGACGGCTACATCGAGATTCCCGAAGAACCGGGCCTCGGCCTCACCCTCGATCTCGACGCCGTCGAAGAACACGTCGTCGAGGGCGACACCGTCTTCGACGAAGCGTAA
- a CDS encoding PAS domain S-box protein, with the protein MADTYATADSIHVLQVDDTPLLDEPVEFPDGESPDSLTLTTTDRADSALARLEDNTIDGIVAADDLPDRSGCAFVDAVRERDSNVPVLLLTESESVASDAVSNGVTDVFSRDTAVGCGDLLANRIRLLVEHHQSTETASRTRQRLTELTEQSNELLWVFSGDWTEIQFVNSAYETIYGRSVESLQANPAEFMTAIHPTDQDRVVQAMQRVSAGESVELEFRITRPDDDQRWVRAEAQPIVEDGTVTRIVGASRDITERKRRESERVAKRESPDAPVDAVPDLFYELDENGGLARWNDALAAATGYADADLAQMELAALFAPSDRENIRNRIETAFETGETSFEADLLTAGGSTVRYEFTGSRVPAADGSTPGVAGIGRDISDRDSRQQALERQNERLEEFASVVSHDLRNPLDVARGQLELAQRDHDSEHLDAIKRSHDRIGQLIEDLLTLAQNGEAALDNEPVPLQTIIEQCWQTVETGGATLELRTAAVIRADPSRLRQLFENLIRNSVEHGQTPHTERQEDTGEQRAATSTVQSQGAAADLTLTVGELDDGFYVADDGVGIPSDERETVFEGGYSLASGSGFGLRIVDEIVDTHGWSVAATESDDGGARFEITGVEFETV; encoded by the coding sequence ATGGCTGACACATATGCGACGGCGGACTCGATACACGTGTTGCAGGTCGACGACACCCCGCTACTCGACGAACCCGTCGAGTTCCCGGACGGGGAGAGTCCGGACTCGCTGACACTGACCACGACTGACCGGGCTGACAGTGCGCTTGCACGCCTCGAAGACAACACTATCGATGGTATCGTCGCCGCGGACGACCTCCCGGACCGGTCCGGCTGTGCGTTTGTCGACGCGGTCCGCGAACGGGACAGCAATGTTCCGGTACTGTTGCTGACCGAGTCGGAATCCGTTGCCAGTGACGCAGTCTCGAACGGAGTCACTGACGTTTTCAGCAGAGACACGGCTGTCGGGTGTGGCGACCTCCTCGCCAATCGGATTCGATTGCTCGTCGAACATCACCAGTCGACAGAAACCGCCAGCCGGACCAGACAGCGGCTCACAGAGCTAACCGAACAGTCCAACGAACTGCTGTGGGTGTTCTCCGGGGACTGGACCGAGATACAGTTCGTCAACTCGGCATACGAAACCATCTACGGCCGCTCCGTCGAGTCCTTGCAGGCCAACCCCGCGGAGTTCATGACGGCGATTCATCCGACAGATCAGGACAGGGTCGTCCAAGCGATGCAGCGCGTGTCGGCGGGCGAGTCCGTCGAGCTCGAATTCCGCATCACCCGGCCCGACGACGACCAGCGCTGGGTACGGGCCGAGGCGCAACCGATTGTCGAGGACGGCACAGTCACCAGAATCGTCGGTGCCTCACGTGACATCACCGAGCGGAAGCGACGCGAATCCGAGCGTGTCGCGAAACGAGAGAGCCCCGACGCGCCGGTTGATGCAGTACCGGATCTGTTCTATGAACTCGACGAGAACGGCGGTCTGGCTCGTTGGAATGATGCACTGGCGGCAGCCACCGGCTACGCAGACGCTGATTTGGCACAGATGGAGCTGGCAGCGCTCTTTGCTCCATCTGATCGTGAGAACATTCGCAACCGTATCGAAACGGCTTTCGAGACCGGTGAAACATCGTTCGAAGCCGACCTGCTGACCGCCGGTGGATCGACCGTTCGGTACGAATTCACCGGCAGCCGGGTACCGGCTGCTGACGGCTCGACTCCCGGCGTGGCCGGTATCGGGCGGGATATCTCCGACCGCGACAGCCGCCAGCAGGCGCTTGAACGGCAAAACGAGCGCCTCGAAGAGTTCGCCAGCGTCGTCAGTCACGATCTCCGGAATCCTCTAGACGTTGCCCGGGGCCAGCTAGAACTCGCACAGAGAGACCACGATAGCGAGCATCTCGATGCGATCAAGCGATCTCACGACCGCATCGGACAGCTAATCGAAGACCTCCTGACGCTGGCCCAGAACGGCGAGGCAGCGCTCGACAACGAGCCGGTGCCGCTCCAGACAATCATCGAACAGTGCTGGCAAACCGTCGAAACCGGCGGCGCAACGCTGGAGCTACGGACCGCCGCCGTGATCCGAGCAGACCCGAGCCGGCTCCGGCAACTGTTTGAGAACCTCATCCGGAACAGTGTGGAACATGGACAGACGCCACACACCGAGAGACAGGAAGACACTGGGGAGCAGCGTGCGGCAACCTCGACAGTACAGTCACAGGGAGCGGCGGCCGACCTGACGCTAACTGTCGGCGAACTGGACGACGGCTTCTACGTGGCCGACGACGGCGTTGGGATACCGTCGGACGAGCGCGAGACGGTGTTCGAGGGTGGCTACTCGCTGGCTTCGGGCTCCGGATTCGGGCTCCGGATTGTCGACGAAATCGTCGATACCCACGGCTGGTCGGTAGCGGCCACAGAAAGCGACGACGGCGGTGCTCGCTTCGAGATCACCGGCGTCGAGTTCGAAACGGTGTAA
- a CDS encoding DUF790 family protein, translating to MLTKDLLRVSRAGGGYHLQFADASAERLAARVLGVYQGHVGESRETLETALANVEREADDFKLVRGLAKLVEREATFETQASVDPVRARRRVFEAAADIGVVTEAERERTLARAADHFGTDAAALADALYADRDSRQILTDVDSRWGPAVLRTQYNLSLAQTALFDATEVRVRSSDPKALVSAVKRLRLMYEIRRTEAGREVVVTGPDTLFSNTRRYGTRFARLLRTVATADEWELTATIDDRGTEQELTLSDADISVPGVEPVTEVSYDSSVEADFAGRFGALDLDWDLIREPEPLAAGEHVVIPDFAFEWRPGADTGVRETGRGERSDGTDGDAPFRIFFEIMGFWTPEYVEKKLARLDALEAVEMLVAVDESLGVGEEIEATGTRAIPYSGTVRVKDVRDALRPYEERLVRESAAVIPDELRPDAPVVSLADLAAEYGVSEDALDEVVFPDHECVGRTLVAPTVLDELAEQIEPGMAYETATDRLSSHGIADDSAALARLGYRVAWEGLGEGTIQLRE from the coding sequence GTGCTGACGAAAGACCTGCTGCGGGTGTCCCGCGCCGGCGGCGGGTATCACCTGCAGTTCGCCGACGCCAGCGCAGAGCGACTAGCGGCTCGTGTGCTCGGCGTCTATCAGGGCCATGTCGGCGAATCCCGCGAGACGCTGGAGACAGCACTCGCGAACGTCGAACGGGAAGCCGACGATTTCAAGCTCGTCCGCGGGCTGGCGAAACTCGTCGAGCGGGAGGCTACATTCGAGACACAAGCTTCGGTCGACCCCGTTCGCGCCCGTCGTCGGGTGTTCGAAGCCGCCGCGGACATCGGCGTCGTGACCGAGGCCGAGCGCGAGCGGACACTCGCCCGGGCGGCCGACCACTTCGGTACGGACGCTGCGGCGCTGGCCGACGCGCTGTACGCCGACCGGGACTCGCGCCAGATTCTCACCGATGTCGACTCGCGATGGGGGCCGGCCGTGCTACGGACCCAGTACAACCTCTCGCTGGCACAAACAGCGTTGTTCGACGCGACCGAGGTACGGGTCCGCTCCTCGGACCCGAAGGCGCTCGTCTCGGCGGTCAAGCGTCTCAGGCTGATGTACGAGATTCGCCGGACGGAGGCCGGTCGGGAGGTAGTCGTCACGGGCCCGGACACACTGTTTTCGAACACGCGACGGTACGGCACCCGCTTCGCTCGACTTCTGCGAACGGTCGCAACTGCAGATGAGTGGGAGCTAACGGCGACCATCGACGACCGGGGCACCGAGCAGGAACTCACGCTCTCGGACGCGGATATCTCCGTTCCCGGCGTCGAGCCCGTAACCGAGGTCAGCTACGATAGCAGCGTCGAAGCCGACTTCGCTGGCCGGTTCGGTGCGCTGGATCTCGACTGGGACCTCATCCGCGAGCCGGAGCCCCTAGCGGCGGGCGAACACGTCGTCATCCCGGACTTCGCCTTCGAGTGGCGACCCGGCGCTGATACCGGCGTTCGGGAGACGGGACGTGGGGAACGTTCAGACGGGACCGACGGCGACGCACCTTTCCGAATATTCTTCGAGATTATGGGGTTCTGGACGCCGGAGTACGTCGAGAAGAAACTCGCCCGCCTCGACGCGCTGGAGGCTGTCGAGATGTTGGTCGCCGTCGACGAGTCGCTCGGTGTCGGCGAGGAAATCGAAGCGACGGGTACCCGTGCGATTCCGTACTCTGGCACGGTCAGAGTGAAAGATGTCCGGGACGCGTTGCGGCCCTACGAGGAGCGACTGGTGCGCGAGAGCGCTGCGGTGATCCCCGATGAACTCCGACCGGACGCCCCGGTTGTCTCGCTCGCCGACCTCGCCGCGGAGTACGGCGTCAGTGAGGATGCACTGGACGAGGTGGTCTTTCCGGACCACGAGTGCGTAGGCCGAACGTTAGTTGCCCCTACCGTGCTGGACGAACTGGCCGAGCAAATCGAACCCGGAATGGCCTACGAGACGGCGACCGACCGACTGTCGTCGCACGGTATCGCTGACGACAGCGCCGCACTCGCTCGACTGGGATATCGGGTCGCTTGGGAAGGACTGGGCGAGGGGACAATCCAGCTACGGGAGTGA
- a CDS encoding AMP-binding protein gives MSEFGPGTPQEWVGAWSERRAALTPTREGLVDATTGERFTYAELDRRANRTARLLRQYGVGTDSDTARTDTAGSVAVVSRNRPAVVDLFFATGKTGSRLAPLSHRLAPPELAALLDRVNPEILVVEAPFADAVSTALETADATAPQLIHLETAADGASSVAELDSTPYASALPEDGSSVETATPAPGDTHLLLHTGGSTGTPKETEITHRGIVWNSLNTITAWGLRADDVTPMVFPLFHTGGWNVLTVPLWHMGGTVVIAREFDPGDVLETIDAEGGTVLVAVPAVLRMMTQHDRWDSTDLSTLRFAKSGGGPCRKSVMETWWDRGVDLSQGYGLTECGPNNFAMPEGWPREKADSVGKPAMHVDARVVEPADAADGDSATGQRKTVDPDTVGELQLRSPHAATGYLDNPEATAETFSDNWVSTGDLARVDADGYYYIEGRTKHMFVSGGENVYPAEVEDAIAAHPSVADVVVIPVPDDRWGHVGKAIIEPAPDVTTEGAGDRPLTLDDLRAFLDDRLARYKHPCEIAFVEAMPTSGPDKIDRGAISDRFGT, from the coding sequence ATGTCTGAGTTCGGTCCCGGCACCCCACAAGAGTGGGTCGGTGCGTGGAGCGAGCGCCGGGCCGCGCTCACGCCGACCCGCGAGGGACTGGTGGACGCGACGACCGGTGAGCGGTTCACCTATGCCGAACTGGACCGCCGCGCGAACCGGACCGCTCGCTTGCTCCGGCAGTACGGCGTCGGCACGGACAGTGATACCGCCAGAACTGACACAGCCGGGAGCGTCGCCGTCGTCTCGCGGAACCGGCCCGCCGTCGTCGACCTGTTCTTCGCCACCGGCAAGACCGGGAGCCGGCTGGCTCCGCTGTCCCACCGACTCGCGCCCCCCGAACTCGCCGCGCTTCTCGACCGCGTGAACCCGGAGATACTCGTCGTCGAGGCCCCCTTCGCCGACGCTGTCTCGACCGCCCTGGAGACAGCCGACGCGACTGCGCCCCAACTCATCCATCTCGAAACCGCGGCAGACGGCGCGTCCTCGGTCGCCGAACTCGATAGCACGCCCTACGCTTCGGCCCTCCCCGAGGACGGCTCGTCCGTCGAGACAGCGACTCCGGCTCCCGGCGACACGCACCTCCTCCTGCACACCGGCGGGTCGACGGGGACGCCCAAAGAGACGGAAATCACCCACCGCGGTATCGTCTGGAACTCCCTGAACACGATTACGGCTTGGGGGCTGCGGGCCGACGACGTGACGCCGATGGTGTTTCCGCTGTTCCACACCGGCGGCTGGAACGTCCTCACCGTCCCGCTGTGGCATATGGGCGGGACGGTCGTCATCGCCCGCGAGTTCGACCCCGGCGACGTACTGGAGACCATCGATGCCGAGGGCGGGACCGTTCTCGTCGCCGTCCCCGCAGTGCTTCGGATGATGACCCAGCACGACCGCTGGGACAGCACGGACCTCTCGACGCTCCGCTTCGCCAAGTCCGGCGGCGGCCCCTGTCGCAAGAGCGTGATGGAGACGTGGTGGGACCGCGGCGTCGACCTCTCGCAGGGGTACGGCCTCACCGAATGCGGCCCGAACAACTTCGCGATGCCGGAGGGATGGCCCCGCGAGAAGGCCGATTCGGTCGGCAAGCCGGCGATGCACGTCGACGCCAGAGTCGTCGAACCAGCGGACGCGGCCGACGGGGACAGCGCCACCGGCCAACGAAAGACCGTCGACCCCGACACCGTCGGCGAACTCCAGTTGCGCTCACCCCACGCTGCGACGGGCTATCTCGACAACCCCGAGGCCACGGCTGAGACGTTCAGCGACAACTGGGTGTCGACTGGCGACCTCGCCCGTGTCGACGCGGACGGCTACTACTACATCGAGGGCCGCACCAAACATATGTTCGTCAGCGGCGGCGAGAACGTCTATCCCGCGGAGGTCGAGGACGCTATCGCCGCCCATCCTTCGGTCGCTGACGTCGTCGTGATTCCAGTCCCAGATGACAGGTGGGGACATGTCGGGAAGGCTATCATCGAACCTGCGCCCGATGTCACGACGGAGGGAGCCGGCGACAGACCGCTCACGCTCGACGACCTCCGGGCGTTCCTCGATGACCGCCTAGCCCGGTACAAACACCCCTGCGAAATCGCGTTCGTCGAGGCGATGCCGACCAGCGGCCCGGACAAGATTGACCGGGGTGCAATCTCGGATCGATTCGGGACATAA
- a CDS encoding nitrous oxide reductase family maturation protein NosD gives MDDARTTLLAFLLSVVLTLAVLPAGVAGTQTGQDTLTVGKDGSADYRSIQAAVDAANSGATIEVRPGTYYEEVRINESITIVAPDRAILDGSRFVNGTGVTVAGTAEPNVTGFTVRNYRFGLAANGTSGDWTLTDTTVIAASVGIYAPNTTGNWTIEDTAVASTTYSGVFARETSGDWTIRDTRFVDVGGDGADVRGSTGDWTVEAVVVDRSGADGVDASGTTGDWTVQNTEVRRSDTGVKAIDSGGNWTVTDLTVHRSDTGLVTAFSSGTWTLEDSTLETRDIGVFTARTTGEWTIQNTTIESRQQGIHAVKTNASWTVSDSTISVTAEQNAIGVDVRSASEGWSLDEVTIDSAGIEVAE, from the coding sequence ATGGACGATGCGCGCACGACACTGCTTGCCTTCCTGCTGTCGGTAGTGCTGACCCTCGCCGTGTTGCCGGCGGGCGTGGCAGGGACACAGACGGGACAGGACACATTGACCGTCGGCAAAGACGGGAGTGCTGACTACCGGTCGATACAGGCTGCCGTGGACGCCGCCAATAGCGGCGCTACCATCGAGGTCCGTCCGGGCACCTACTACGAAGAAGTCCGAATCAACGAGAGCATCACCATCGTCGCACCCGACCGGGCGATCCTTGACGGCTCGCGGTTCGTCAACGGGACCGGCGTCACGGTGGCCGGCACAGCCGAACCGAACGTCACCGGATTCACCGTGCGGAACTACCGCTTCGGCCTCGCGGCGAACGGAACCAGCGGCGACTGGACGCTCACCGACACGACGGTTATCGCTGCCAGCGTCGGTATCTACGCGCCGAATACGACTGGGAACTGGACTATTGAGGACACCGCCGTCGCCAGTACGACCTACAGCGGCGTGTTCGCCCGCGAGACCAGCGGTGACTGGACGATTCGCGACACCCGCTTCGTCGATGTCGGTGGCGACGGCGCTGATGTCCGTGGGTCTACGGGCGACTGGACGGTCGAAGCGGTGGTCGTCGACCGATCCGGCGCTGACGGCGTCGACGCCTCCGGGACAACCGGCGACTGGACGGTCCAGAACACGGAGGTCCGCCGTAGTGATACTGGCGTCAAAGCTATCGATAGCGGTGGCAACTGGACAGTGACCGATCTGACAGTCCACCGGAGCGACACCGGTCTCGTGACTGCCTTCTCGAGCGGGACATGGACACTAGAAGATTCCACTCTCGAAACCCGAGATATCGGGGTTTTCACCGCTCGCACAACCGGGGAATGGACTATCCAGAATACGACCATCGAAAGCCGGCAACAGGGAATCCACGCGGTCAAGACCAACGCGTCGTGGACTGTTTCTGATTCGACTATCTCCGTGACCGCCGAGCAGAATGCTATCGGTGTCGATGTCCGGTCAGCGAGCGAGGGGTGGTCGCTTGACGAAGTGACCATCGACAGCGCCGGTATCGAAGTCGCCGAGTAA
- a CDS encoding nucleotidyltransferase family protein, whose translation MLTKVEPELQVVASCAHTATVANASPDPPPLDTTLNWDRVVELARYHGVVQLLYEGLEAMARESGAEFTVPEAVLTRLSNTVQGRRMRNLAFTTELHEIVEGFETRGVRAIPFKGPALSAAAYDDATLREYNDLDLLVHPEDIPVAADVLEERGYEWRGGTPRLDDAALLGGPVTKAIVHEYEMRGPEFDVELRWRVGDAERPFSTSFSELWDRRDRASVGGQPLPALAQTDRLLVLAFHGTKHRWYLLKWLCDFVAALESTETDWSHVLARAREAGVERNLLLGAALARVVFGYALPAPILDRLRTDDRASELADSVVESLAAGTPQPPTQFEAARFYLAASDSATALVPLLLLHSSLHPTYSEYQFCPLPGPMHPLYYVIWPFRLLLETPQWPGPRSEEQRDEPT comes from the coding sequence ATGTTGACAAAGGTCGAACCCGAACTTCAGGTGGTGGCCAGCTGTGCTCATACCGCGACCGTCGCCAACGCTTCCCCTGACCCTCCCCCACTGGATACCACGCTAAACTGGGACCGCGTCGTTGAACTCGCCCGGTATCACGGCGTCGTACAACTCCTCTATGAGGGACTGGAAGCGATGGCACGCGAGAGCGGTGCTGAGTTTACCGTGCCAGAGGCCGTATTGACACGACTTAGCAACACAGTACAGGGAAGGCGGATGCGGAATCTCGCGTTCACGACCGAGCTACACGAAATAGTCGAGGGGTTCGAGACACGCGGGGTGCGCGCGATTCCGTTCAAAGGACCAGCGCTGTCCGCCGCCGCCTACGACGACGCAACGCTGCGTGAGTACAACGATCTAGACCTGCTCGTTCATCCAGAAGATATCCCCGTTGCTGCGGACGTTCTGGAAGAACGAGGATACGAGTGGCGCGGGGGGACGCCGCGGTTGGACGACGCTGCGCTGCTGGGCGGTCCCGTGACGAAAGCCATCGTCCACGAGTACGAGATGCGGGGGCCGGAGTTCGATGTGGAACTTCGCTGGCGCGTAGGCGACGCCGAACGACCGTTCTCCACATCCTTCAGTGAACTCTGGGACCGCCGCGACAGAGCCTCGGTCGGTGGCCAACCGCTTCCGGCGCTTGCACAAACAGACCGGCTGCTCGTGCTGGCCTTTCACGGAACCAAGCACCGCTGGTATCTCCTGAAATGGCTCTGTGATTTCGTTGCGGCGCTTGAGTCGACGGAAACGGACTGGTCACACGTCCTCGCTCGGGCGCGTGAAGCTGGCGTCGAACGGAACCTACTGCTGGGGGCTGCGCTCGCCCGTGTTGTCTTTGGGTATGCTCTCCCAGCGCCGATACTGGACCGCCTTCGCACGGACGACCGCGCCTCCGAATTAGCCGATTCCGTCGTCGAGTCGCTAGCTGCTGGGACGCCACAGCCGCCGACGCAGTTCGAGGCCGCTCGGTTTTACTTGGCTGCCAGCGATTCGGCCACTGCGCTGGTGCCGCTCCTGCTGTTACATTCCTCACTTCACCCGACTTACTCGGAGTACCAGTTTTGCCCGCTCCCCGGTCCAATGCATCCGCTGTACTACGTCATCTGGCCGTTCCGCCTCCTCCTCGAAACACCACAGTGGCCGGGACCGCGCTCCGAGGAGCAACGTGATGAACCGACCTGA
- a CDS encoding alpha/beta fold hydrolase, translating into MSTEPDHLKDIQPETASMHYATNDGVDIAYERDGPSDAETVVFVEGIGYGRWMWLWQQEALVDEYETIVWDNRGTGNSDEPEGPYTMSQMAGDLEAVLDDAGVEQAHVVGASMGGMVAQQYALEYDRAQSLTLMCTSPGGPEARPVPEGTQQRMFDVPDDLDERELRRYKMQPALSKRFMAAHEDLIERIIDWRIDSDASDRALEWQGAAVQAFDASDRLGELTEPCLIIHGTADEVVPYENGKLLARRLPSPDFITVHGGPHLFFIEEYERVNTQIREFIDDV; encoded by the coding sequence ATGAGTACGGAACCGGACCACTTGAAGGATATCCAACCAGAAACAGCTAGTATGCACTACGCGACCAACGACGGCGTCGACATCGCCTACGAGCGTGATGGACCGTCGGACGCCGAGACCGTTGTCTTCGTCGAAGGCATCGGCTACGGCCGCTGGATGTGGCTGTGGCAACAGGAGGCGCTCGTCGACGAGTACGAGACCATCGTGTGGGACAACCGCGGCACCGGTAACTCGGACGAGCCCGAGGGGCCGTACACGATGAGCCAGATGGCCGGCGATTTAGAGGCCGTTCTCGATGATGCCGGCGTCGAGCAGGCCCACGTCGTCGGGGCCAGCATGGGCGGAATGGTCGCCCAGCAGTACGCGCTGGAGTACGACCGGGCACAGTCGCTGACGCTCATGTGTACGTCGCCGGGCGGCCCCGAAGCCAGACCGGTCCCCGAGGGGACACAGCAGCGGATGTTCGACGTGCCCGACGACCTCGACGAGCGTGAACTCCGGCGATACAAGATGCAGCCGGCGCTCTCGAAGCGATTCATGGCGGCCCACGAGGACCTCATCGAGCGCATCATCGACTGGCGCATCGACAGCGACGCCAGCGACCGGGCCCTCGAATGGCAAGGGGCGGCAGTGCAGGCGTTCGACGCGTCGGACCGCCTCGGGGAACTTACGGAGCCGTGCCTGATCATCCACGGGACCGCCGACGAGGTAGTACCCTACGAGAACGGGAAACTGCTGGCCCGGCGCTTGCCCAGCCCCGACTTCATCACCGTCCACGGCGGCCCGCATCTGTTTTTCATCGAGGAGTACGAGCGCGTCAACACACAGATACGGGAGTTCATCGACGATGTCTGA